In Astatotilapia calliptera chromosome 16, fAstCal1.2, whole genome shotgun sequence, one genomic interval encodes:
- the cyp27a3 gene encoding LOW QUALITY PROTEIN: cytochrome P450 (The sequence of the model RefSeq protein was modified relative to this genomic sequence to represent the inferred CDS: inserted 1 base in 1 codon; deleted 1 base in 1 codon) — translation MIMSKSTVVGRRLVHEHRFAVSQTKRHYFXRSLSHTHTHRHIQAQAPGLIHLFSLLSRHKEGTGKTHCMVKMLGRSLMNVGLRVKCQQLKGIQRVTAGLNPANYGDTLRREAASTSTVMGVNKMKTMDDLGGPSFMTTLYWLFIKGYFQTTQQMQIEHSKIYGPLWKSKYGPLVVVNVASADLIEQVLRQEGKHPIRTDMPHWRNYRELRNQAHGPLTEMGAKWQRIRSILNPRMLKPKHVSSYANTINEVVTDFICRVNWLRETSGQGVVVNDLTAELYKFAFEGICSVLFETRMGCMSEVIPEKTQKFIVSVGEMFHLSQVVILFPQFLWPYLQSWKRFVAAWDHLFKVAEELVNKKIEEIQENVHLDKDVEGAYLTHLLLSEQMNSTEILGSITELLLAGVDTTSNTISWSLYHLAREPEIQEQLYQEVISVCPGDKVPNSDDIAQMPYLKAIIRETLRLYPVVPGNARVTVENEIVVGNHLFPKKTLFHLCHYAVSYDENIFPNPHTFLPERWLRGGEDKSKQHPFGSVPFGFGIRACLGRRVAELEMYLLLSRLIKHYEVKPDPAGKPVKPITRTLLCPATPINLQFLGRQVKQAEPRAKLAGSP, via the exons ATGATAATGTCAAAGTCCACAGTTGTTGGTAGGAGGCTGGTACACGAGCATCGG TTTGCTGTTTCACAAACAAAGAGGCATTATT accgctctctctctcacacacacacacatagacatatACAGGCACAGGCACCGGGGCTGATTCACTTGTTTAGCCTCCTGTCACGGCACAAAGAAGGGACAGGTAAGACGCACTGCATGGTTAAAATGCTCGGGAGATCTCTGATGAACGTCGGACTGCGCGTGAAGTGTCAGCAGCTTAAAGGGATCCAGAGAGTGACAGCGGGACTAAACCCTGCCAACTATGGGGACACCCTCCGCCGCGAGGCAGCCTCCACCAGCACCGTCATGGGTGtcaacaaaatgaaaactatgGATGATTTAGGCGGACCGAGTTTCATGACTACCTTGTATTGGCTTTTTATAAAGGGATATTTCCAAACGACGCAACAAATGCAA ATCGAGCACAGCAAGATATACGGCCCCCTGTGGAAGTCCAAATACGGCCCTTTGGTCGTGGTGAATGTGGCCAGTGCCGACCTGATAGAACAGGTGCTGAGGCAGGAGGGTAAACACCCAATCCGGACAGACATGCCCCACTGGAGGAACTACAGAGAGCTCAGGAACCAGGCCCATGGACCCCTGACTGA GATGGGGGCCAAATGGCAGCGGATTCGCAGCATCTTGAATCCACGAATGCTGAAACCCAAGCACGTCTCCTCCTATGCCAACACCATCAATGAGGTGGTGACAGATTTTATCTGCAGAGTGAACTGGCTGAGGGAGACCAGTGGACAGGGAGTCGTGGTCAATGACCTGACTGCAGAGCTCTACAAATTTGCTTTTGAAG gaATATGCTCAGTGCTTTTTGAAACCCGTATGGGCTGCATGAGTGAGGTGATCCCCGAGAAAACCCAAAAGTTCATTGTCTCCGTGGGGGAAATGTTCCATCTCTCCCAAGTCGTCATCCTCTTCCCACAGTTCCTCTGGCCCTACCTGCAGTCCTGGAAAAGGTTTGTCGCAGCCTGGGATCATCTCTTCAAAGTTG CTGAAGAACTGGTGAATAAGAAAATTGAGGAGATCCAGGAGAATGTCCACCTGGACAAAGACGTGGAGGGAGCGTATCTCACACACCTCCTGCTCAGTGAACAGATGAACAGCACAGAGATCCTGGGCAGCATCACTGAACTCCTCCTGGCAGGAGTAGACACA ACCTCCAACACTATCTCCTGGTCTCTGTACCATTTGGCGAGGGAGCCTGAGATCCAAGAACAGCTGTACCAGGAAGTGATAAGCGTTTGCCCTGGGGACAAGGTGCCAAACAGTGATGACATAGCTCAGATGCCGTACCTGAAGGCCATCATCAGAGAGACACTGCG CCTGTATCCAGTTGTGCCAGGAAACGCCCGCGTCACTGTTGAAAATGAGATTGTGGTGGGGAATCATCTCTTCCCAAAAAAG ACGCTGTTCCACCTGTGCCACTACGCCGTGTCCTATGATGAGAATATTTTCCCCAACCCTCACACCTTCCTGCCGGAGCGCTGGCTCCGAGGAGGGGAGGATAAGTCCAAGCAGCACCCGTTCGGGTCAGTACCATTTGGTTTTGGGATCCGGGCATGTCTAGGTCGGCGGGTGGCTGAACTTGAGATGTATCTCCTCCTCTCCAGG tTGATAAAGCACTATGAGGTGAAGCCTGATCCTGCTGGAAAACCAGTGAAGCCAATCACCAGAACTCTGCTTTGCCCTGCTACACCAATCAACCTACAGTTTCTGGGCAGACAAGTTAAGCAGGCGGAGCCAAGAGCAAAGTTAGCGGGTTCTCCGTGA